From Nitrospirota bacterium, a single genomic window includes:
- a CDS encoding tyrosine-type recombinase/integrase, whose translation THLLMSGVNIREVQELLGHKNVETTMIYTHVMRDMSNAPKSPLDSLYSGKQAGIQKL comes from the coding sequence ACACATCTATTAATGAGCGGGGTTAATATAAGAGAAGTTCAGGAATTATTAGGTCATAAAAATGTTGAAACAACCATGATTTATACTCATGTAATGAGGGATATGTCAAACGCTCCCAAAAGCCCGCTGGACAGTCTTTATTCAGGCAAGCAGGCGGGAATCCAGAAACTTTAA
- a CDS encoding PaaI family thioesterase produces the protein MELTDDGYCFVCGHKNPIGLKLDFSFDGNTIKTEFTGSKEHQGYTNIVHGGIISTLLDEAMVKLAIAMNMPVVTAQMEIRLKKALTVGEKIIVTAEILKDTKKILEASAKAVTADNTLIAEATGKLVRV, from the coding sequence ACAGACGACGGTTACTGCTTTGTATGCGGGCATAAAAATCCTATCGGGCTGAAACTGGATTTTTCCTTTGACGGTAATACCATTAAAACAGAATTTACCGGCTCAAAAGAGCATCAGGGGTATACTAATATCGTCCATGGCGGAATAATATCAACCCTGCTTGACGAGGCAATGGTAAAACTTGCCATAGCCATGAATATGCCTGTCGTAACCGCGCAAATGGAAATCCGCCTTAAGAAGGCTTTGACAGTCGGAGAAAAAATAATAGTTACCGCCGAAATTTTGAAAGATACAAAAAAGATTCTTGAAGCATCTGCAAAAGCAGTAACAGCGGACAATACACTCATTGCAGAGGCAACCGGAAAACTGGTCAGAGTTTAA
- the miaA gene encoding tRNA (adenosine(37)-N6)-dimethylallyltransferase MiaA: MNKVIILLGPTGVGKTAVSILLAKALDTEIISADSMQIYKGMDIGTAKPSLPELKEVRHHLISILSSSEHFSAGMFRDRAVKIIDELHRRGKIPVVAGGTGLYIKTLTRGLFEGPPADWHLREELLEEEKLFGKNYLYEKLKRLDPVSADKIKPQDTRRIIRALEVSLKGEKTISEFQHSGTTPQNYEFIKIGLLRDRKELYGMIEQRVDKMMEAGLVDEVREILKLTEVEKMRGSADKRKAEDKSFITSQLLNFIPSALSSMQSLGYKEISLYLDGLMSLEDAVKLLKKRTKMYAKRQFTWFKKEPDIRWMDITGIVNAGEILLKIMNEVSPVRKLMPDSKWG; encoded by the coding sequence ATGAATAAAGTCATTATCCTCCTCGGTCCGACGGGCGTCGGGAAAACAGCGGTTTCAATCCTGCTTGCAAAGGCTCTTGATACGGAAATAATCAGCGCTGACTCTATGCAGATTTACAAAGGCATGGATATCGGCACTGCCAAGCCTTCTCTGCCTGAGCTTAAGGAAGTGAGGCATCACCTGATAAGCATCCTGTCTTCTTCTGAGCATTTCAGCGCAGGAATGTTCAGGGACAGGGCTGTAAAAATTATTGATGAGCTTCACAGGAGGGGAAAGATCCCAGTTGTTGCCGGAGGCACAGGGCTTTACATAAAAACACTGACAAGGGGGCTTTTTGAAGGTCCGCCTGCAGACTGGCATCTGCGTGAAGAACTCCTTGAAGAGGAAAAACTCTTTGGAAAAAATTACCTTTATGAAAAACTTAAAAGGCTGGATCCTGTATCGGCGGATAAAATCAAACCTCAGGATACAAGGCGGATAATCAGGGCGCTTGAGGTTTCTCTGAAGGGGGAGAAGACTATCTCGGAATTTCAGCATTCTGGCACAACTCCTCAAAATTATGAATTCATCAAGATAGGGCTTTTAAGGGACAGGAAAGAACTTTACGGCATGATTGAGCAAAGGGTAGATAAGATGATGGAAGCAGGGCTTGTGGATGAGGTCAGGGAGATTCTGAAACTGACTGAAGTTGAGAAGATGAGAGGTTCAGCGGATAAGAGAAAGGCAGAAGACAAAAGTTTCATAACTTCTCAACTTCTTAACTTCATACCTTCAGCCCTTTCTTCCATGCAGTCTTTGGGCTATAAGGAAATAAGCCTTTACCTTGACGGCTTGATGTCTTTGGAAGATGCTGTTAAGCTCTTGAAGAAACGCACTAAGATGTATGCTAAAAGGCAGTTCACATGGTTTAAAAAAGAGCCTGATATCCGGTGGATGGATATAACCGGGATTGTGAATGCAGGTGAAATTCTTTTGAAGATTATGAATGAGGTTTCCCCCGTGAGAAAACTCATGCCTGATTCCAAATGGGGTTGA
- a CDS encoding NUDIX hydrolase, with translation MNETPRNPFLTVDAIIEIEDGIILIKRKNPPPGWAIPGGFVDYGETIEDAVIREAKEETGLDVRLLRQFHTYSDPKRDPRHHTVSVIFIAKADGKPKAGDDAKEVGIFTRNSLPGELAFDHRQILEDYFSGKY, from the coding sequence ATGAATGAGACTCCGAGAAATCCGTTTCTTACGGTTGATGCAATCATAGAAATTGAAGACGGCATCATCCTTATTAAGAGAAAGAACCCTCCGCCCGGGTGGGCGATTCCAGGCGGTTTTGTGGATTACGGCGAGACTATTGAAGATGCCGTGATAAGAGAGGCAAAAGAAGAAACAGGGCTTGATGTCAGACTTCTACGGCAGTTTCACACCTATTCAGACCCCAAAAGGGACCCAAGGCATCACACTGTATCAGTAATATTTATAGCAAAGGCTGATGGAAAACCAAAGGCAGGGGATGACGCCAAAGAGGTCGGGATTTTCACCAGGAATTCGCTCCCCGGCGAGCTTGCCTTTGACCACAGGCAGATTCTTGAAGATTATTTCAGCGGGAAATATTAA
- the hfq gene encoding RNA chaperone Hfq: MSTKNQNLQDLFLNFLRKENIPVVIFLVNGARLKGTIKGFDNFVVVLKQETKQLIYKHAISTIAPERDIDIKFEEPQESK; this comes from the coding sequence ATGAGTACAAAGAACCAGAACCTTCAGGACTTATTTCTCAATTTTCTGAGGAAGGAAAATATCCCTGTTGTTATTTTTCTTGTAAACGGCGCAAGACTGAAAGGAACCATAAAGGGATTTGATAATTTTGTCGTAGTATTAAAGCAGGAAACCAAACAGCTTATTTACAAGCATGCCATTTCAACGATAGCCCCTGAAAGGGATATTGATATAAAGTTTGAAGAACCGCAGGAATCTAAATAA